One window of the Tubulanus polymorphus chromosome 11, tnTubPoly1.2, whole genome shotgun sequence genome contains the following:
- the LOC141912581 gene encoding nck-associated protein 1-like: protein MSRAMNPSQQKLAERLTILNTRGKGMLTRIYNIKKMLGGPDSKPGFMTDKSLDAAMKTITRKFPTFDSRGKESNHVNVIKTDIVKALALYYDTFVDILSFKDHVSNLLTTFDACQVHLDISLNFNLTMGYLELISMYVSIMLLLYRIEDRKAVIGLYNCAHELLHAKCAENFPRLGQMIIEYDPPLKKMCEEFVPHNRLVTQALLSLEQVYTRRNLTAEYWRKNQILSLLSEPNKLISYVETNPCEYVSIDAMEKWIVFGFLVCNSQLVNNPQANELWKAALHSSYILPLCRDEVLHTHMFIMNYFDNTKGQSRRVNEIKEYHAIAVQNAPAIHKDRRKYLRTSIKELALLFTDQPGLLGPKALYIFMALSMCKDEIEWLLRHYGNPPPKKLNLRVSAEDFVDRQLPEMLFHMEELRALVKKYNQVIQRYYIQMMAGYDAPALNEIIQSLSACPEDESMILSSFCNIMQSLSVKQVEMNELFDFRGIRLDWFRLQAYTSVSKAAFSLCDYRNLAVHMNMVSFHTKMVDSLDEMLLETSDLSIYCFYTNIFEHQFKQCMEFPAQHRYSIAFPMICSHFMNATHPLCPEERHSIGTTSVQYAHWFIKEMTEEVNQVITAVCEEQCNMADKLLPKNCAAHIANAVSRKKNKDRRKLLPEPEKPGTESYRKHREEFKKIDKLHMALTELCYALNYCSVITVWEHGFVPREFFVQHLEARFNKALVGLMMYNPESSEIAKPSELLNSVQAIMSVLQSLENYIHVDITRVFNNVLPQQTQPTDSISGEKTITSTYTTWYLEVLLRRVSSGHIVYSPNQKAFVSLTAEGQLPFNAEEYADIMEMRAMAELVGPYGMKYLNERLMWHTASQVEELKKLVILNKDILSSLRSSYDKPDQMRNLYRMLQNVDNVLQRMTIIGVLLCFRDIAQEALNDVLENRIPFLLNSIHDFQQHVPTGQDSMLSSIRNQIVNEMASAAGLKCDTDPVLCAALRSQKTAEVGSEDEHNIACLLMVFVAVSLPRLAANPESRYKPALEGHLNNMHCISKAVNTLAAALFTIYGRNDVEERLKEFLALASSSLLRLGQEPDKEAVKNRESVYLLLDQIVQESPFLTMDLLESCFPYCLLRNSYHAVYKGSEN, encoded by the exons ATGTCGAGAGCGATGAATCCTAGTCAGCAGAAGCTGGCAGAGCGTCTAACTATACTGAATACCCGCGGTAAAGGTATGCTGACCAGGATTTATAATATTAAAAAG ATGCTCGGGGGTCCAGATTCTAAACCTGGTTTTATGACCGATAAATCATTAGACGCCGCGATGAAAacaataaccagaaaatttcCGACATTTGACAGTCGAGGG AAAGAATCGAATCACGTGAACgtgattaaaactgatatagTTAAAGCGTTGGCGTTGTATTACGATACGTTCGTAGATATTCTATCATTTAAG GATCACGTCAGTAATTTATTGACTACATTTGACGCCTGTCAAGTTCACTTGGATATT tctttgaatttcaatttaacGATGGGATATTTGGAGCTGATATCGATGTATGTTTCGATCATGTTGTTATTATATCGTATTGAAGATCGTAAAGCTGTTATTGGATTGTATAATTGTGCTCATGAACTCCTGCACGCTAAATG CGCTGAAAATTTTCCACGATTGGGTCAGATGATCATCGAATATGATCCacctttgaaaaaaatgtgcgAAGAATTTGTTCCACACAATCGG TTGGTAACTCAAGCGTTGCTGTCTCTGGAACAAGTTTACACGAGACGTAACCTGACCGCGGAATATTGGCGTAAAAACCAAATACTCAGCTTACTCTCCGAACCAAACAAATTAATCTCCTATGTTGAAACG aacCCTTGTGAATACGTTTCTATTGACGCGATGGAGAAATGGATTGTCT TTGGATTTTTAGTGTGTAATTCACAACTGGTAAATAATCCACAGGCGAATGAATTATGGAAAGCTGCTTTACATAGTAGTTACATTCTACCTTTATGCCGCGATGAAGTTCTACACACTCACATGTTCATCATGAACTATTTTGATAACACAAAGGG GCAAAGTAGACGTGTGAATGAAATCAAAGAATATCACGCGATTGCTGTTCAGAACGC GCCGGCTATTCACAAAGACAGACGCAAGTATCTACGGACGAGTATCAAAGAGTTAGCGTTACTATTCACTGATCAGCCAGGTTTACTCGGCCCAAAG GCACTTTATATATTCATGGCATTGTCAATGTGTAAAGACGAAATTGAATGGTTGCTCAGACATTACGGAAATCCACCCCCTAAAAAACTAAACTTGAGAGTGTCGGCTGAAGATTTTGTCGATCGTCAACTTCCTGAAATGCTGTTTCATATGGAAGAATTAAGAG CGCTAGTGAAGAAATACAACCAGGTTATACAGAGATATTACATTCAAATGATGGCTGGTTATGACGCGCCGGCGTTAAATGAAATCATACAA TCGTTGTCTGCCTGTCCAGAGGATGAATCAATGATTCTgtcttcattttgtaatataatGCAGTCACTGTCAGTGAAACAAG TTGAGATGAATGAGTTGTTTGATTTTCGCGGGATCCGTCTGGATTGGTTCCGACTGCAGGCGTATACCAGCGTTAGTAAAGCTGCGTTCAGTTTGTGCGATTATCGTAATCTCGCCGTTCACATGAATATGGTTTCATTTCACACTAAAATGGTCGACAGTCTCGATGAAATGTTGCTGGAAACATCAGATCTATCGATTTATTG TTTCTATACGAATATATTTGAACACCAGTTTAAACAGTGTATGGAATTCCCTGCACAACATCGTTACAGCATCGCATTTCCGATGATCTGTTCGCATTTCATGAATGCTACGCATCCTCTCTGCCCGGAGGAACGACATTCGATCGGTACGACCAGCGTGCAGTACGCTCATTGGTTTATTAAAGAGATGACTGAAGAGGTTAATCAGGTCATCACAGCCGTTTGTGAGGAACAGTGCAATATGGCAGATAAG TTGTTGCCGAAGAACTGCGCGGCTCACATCGCCAACGCCGTCAGTCGTAAGAAAAACAAAGATCGACGAAAACTACTTCCCGAACCTGAAAAACCCGGCACGGAAAGTTACCGCAAACATCGcgaagaattcaaaaa aATTGATAAGTTGCATATGGCGTTGACGGAACTGTGTTATGCGTTGAACTACTGTAGCGTTATCACAGTGTGGGAACATGGTTTCGTACCCAGGGAATTCTTTGTCCAACATTTAGAAGCCAGATTCAATAA GGCGTTAGTCGGTTTGATGATGTACAATCCTGAATCGAGTGAAATCGCTAAACCTTCGGAACTGTTAAACAGTGTACAGGCTATCATGAGTGTATTGCAGAGTCTGGAAAATTACA TTCACGTTGATATTACTCGCGTATTCAATAACGTTTTACCGCAACAAACTCAACCGACAGATAGCATCAGCGGAGAGAAAACCATCACTTCAACTTATACTACGTG GTATTTAGAAGTATTGTTACGGCGAGTGAGTAGCGGTCACATCGTTTATTCACCCAATCAGAAAGCATTTGTGAGTCTAACGGCTGAAGGACAATTACCGTTTAATGCAGAAGAATATGCTGATATTATGG AAATGCGAGCGATGGCAGAATTAGTCGGTCCGTACggtatgaaatatttaaatgaaaGATTGATGTGGCATACCGCTAGTCAAGTCGAAGAGCTGAAG AAATTGGTGATATTAAATAAGGATATACTGTCTAGTTTACGCAGTAGTTACGACAAACCTGATCAAATGAGAAATCTTTATCGTATGCTGCAGA ATGTTGATAACGTTTTACAAAGGATGACAATAATCGGAGTTCTTCTTTGTTTCCGAGATATTGCGCAGGAAGCATTGAATGAT gtTTTAGAAAATCGAATACCGTTTTTACTGAACTCGATTCATGACTTTCAACAGCACGTTCCAACTGGACAAGATTCAATG CTGTCATCTATAAGGAATCAG ATTGTCAATGAAATGGCGTCAGCTGCTGGGTTGAAATGTGATACCGATCCTGTACTTTGCGCTGCTCTTAGATCGCAGAAAACTGCAG AAGTTGGATCTGAAGATGAACACAATATTGCCTGTCTGTTAATGGTGTTCGTAGCGGTTTCGTTACCAAGACTCGCAGCCAATCCTGAATCCCGTTACAAACCAGCTCTCGAAGGTCATCTCAATAATATGCATTGTATTTCTAAAGCTGTGAACACGTTAGCGGCGGCATTGTTTACCATTTACGGTAGAAACGATGTTGAAGAAAGACTCAAAGAATTTTTGGCG TTGGCCTCGTCTAGTTTACTTCGACTCGGGCAGGAGCCCGACAAGGAAGCGGTGAAAAACCGAGAATCAGTTTATCTGTTATTAGATCAA ATTGTACAGGAGTCTCCGTTTCTTACAATGGATCTTCTTGAATCGTGTTTCCCGTATTGTTTGTTGAGGAATTCGTACCACGCTGTTTACAAAGGTTCAGAGAATTGA